A part of Vulpes vulpes isolate BD-2025 chromosome 15, VulVul3, whole genome shotgun sequence genomic DNA contains:
- the PNLIPRP3 gene encoding pancreatic lipase-related protein 3, producing MLAFWIAPLLLFSTSTGKEVCYERVGCFKDGLPWTGTWSRQLAGLPWSPEEINTRFLLYTRHNPKAYQEISAVNYLTIQTSHFGTDKVTRINIPGWKSDGKWQQDMCHALLQVEDVNCINIDWINGSLEYIHAVNNLRVVGAEVAYFINVLTKKFGYSPSKVHLIGHSVGAHLAGEAGSRVPGLGRITGLDPAGPYFHNTPNEVRLDPSDANFVDVIHTNAVRLLFEFGAGTINACGHLDFYPNGGKHMPGCEDLITPLFSFDFSAYKEEVVSFFECNHARSHRFYTESILNPDAFIAYPCRSYKSFKVGNCFHCPKEGCPTMGHFADRFHLKNMQPNRSYYFLNTGTLSPFARWRHKLSVKLDGNNVTQGSIFLRVGGTAGKMEEFVMASGTLKPGMTYTKLIDADVNVGNVTNMEFIWKEHLFGRSQNKLGAEVVTDISGKYGYESTFCSQDIMGPNIAQILNPC from the exons GAAAAGAAGTTTGCTATGAAAGGGTGGGGTGCTTTAAAGATGGTTTACCATGGACTGGGACTTGGTCAAGACAGTTGGCAGGTTTGCCCTGGTCTCCAGAGGAGATAAATACTCGCTTTCTGCTCTACACTAGACATAATCCCAAAGCTTATCAG GAGATCAGTGCAGTTAATTATCTAACTATCCAAACCTCGCACTTTGGAACAGACAAGGTGACCCGCATCAACATACCTGGATGGAAATCAGATGGAAAGTGGCAGCAAGACATGTGCCAT GCGTTACTACAAGTAGAAGATGTGAACTGCATTAACATAGACTGGATTAACGGTTCGCTGGAGTACATCCATGCTGTAAACAATCTCCGAGTTGTTGGTGCTGAGGTGgcatattttattaatgttctcACG AAAAAATTTGGATATTCTCCTTCTAAAGTTCACTTGATTGGCCACAGCGTGGGAGCACATCTGGCTGGGGAAGCTGGGTCAAGGGTACCAGGCCTTGGAAGAATAACTG GATTGGACCCAGCTGGGCCATATTTCCATAATACTCCAAATGAAGTTAGGCTGGACCCCTCGGATGCCAACTTTGTTGATGTTATTCATACAAATGCAGTTCGATTGCTCTttgagtttg GTGCCGGAACTATTAATGCTTGTGGTCACCTTGACTTTTACCCAAACGGAGGGAAGCACATGCCAGGATGTGAAGACTTAATTACACCTTTATTTAGCTTTGATTTCAGTGCTTACAAGGAAG AGGTGGTTTCCTTCTTTGAGTGCAACCATGCCCGAAGTCATCGCTTTTATACTGAGAGCATTCTTAATCCTGATGCATTTATTGCTTATCCTTGTAGATCCTACAAATCGTTTAAAGTG GGAAATTGCTTCCATTGTCCCAAAGAAGGTTGCCCAACAATGGGTCATTTTGCTGATAGATTTCACCTCAAAAATATGCAACCTAAtagatcatattattttttaaacacagggACTCTTTCCCCGTTTGCCC GTTGGAGGCACAAATTATCTGTCAAACTTGATGGGAACAACGTCACTCAGGGGAGCATATTTCTCCGTGTAGGTGGAACAGCTGGCAAGATGGAAGAGTTCGTGATGGCCAG TGGAACACTTAAGCCAGGCATGACTTATACAAAATTAATTGATGCAGACGTTAATGTTGGAAATGTTACAAATATGGAGTTCATTTGGAAGGAACATTTGTTTGGACGTTCTCAGAATAAGTTGGGAGCAGAAGTGGTGACAGATATATCTGGAAAATACGGATACGA ATCTACCTTCTGTAGCCAGGACATTATGGGACCCAATATTGCCCAGATCCTGAATCCATGCTAA